In Pyrus communis chromosome 15, drPyrComm1.1, whole genome shotgun sequence, the genomic stretch AATCaggaaaacaaaattgatgCGAGCATGGTATGTGTATTCAGGTTCATCGGATTCGGTACTTAATTCAAGTGATGGGAGAAccaaattttaatgttttgttCTTGCAAATAATCTATCTTTTGTGATCTATCCATTAATTACATGTAAAGGGATGTCCTACATGTTTATTCTTAGGGCCCAAAACATAATATGTGTAGTGTAGGCCGAAAGATGTTAAGAACCCCAAGCTATTTTTTACAATAGGGAGATGCTAGAATCAAGCGCATGAGTGTTGGGGTTGATCCTAACCATTCGTCATCCACACGCTCATTCACTACTAATTCCACCACTTACCCTTTCACAATGTACTTTTTTTCCATTAAGTATGTCTTTAACTTGCTTTTACATGGATAAATTGTTGAtagcaaattaaattatttcgAAATTGATGTAAAAACTGTTCATGTGCTATAATCATAAGATTCAGTTGTTTTGCCTCTCAAAATCAAATAGAATTGGTTTAGTTTAGGGTTACTGTCACGCTCTCCTCTCTACTGGTTTAACCCTTTTGGTAAATATATTATCAGAAATAATTCTTTGTGCCAATTCACCTTCCTATACACTTTTCTTGTATCGTCAATATTTATAGACAGTTGAGTTTTTGTCACTTCAGACTTAGTTCAGGCAACTTGAAACTATTCAATGACCCATTGTCCACATGTGCTATGTGGtatgtcctctctctctctctctctctctctctctctctagattttaACTGTTTGACTGTTTGGAACATGATTTGTGAGATGTATAAAAGGAGAAtacacaatttattttttattcgtaCCGTATTAGTAACAACCTTTTCTTCCAAGAAGAACTCACAAGTTGATCCGGTTTGAAGGTCCGATAGTGGAGATGAATTTCCATGTCTCGGAGTCTATACCCCTCTCTCTACCTCTCGTTTCACGTGTCACAAAACGTTACCTCTTTTTTTTCTGTATCTCTCCTCAAACGACCATCTCTTTGCTCCCATGACTTATCATAGGCAATCTACTTTCCTAATAGGATGCCTTTTCGCCCACTACTAGAAGCCCCATCACCCTTCTCAGCCTGCTCTTATATGTGATAGTTTCGTGGAAGCGACAATTCAGCCCGCTCCTTCATTTTCTTGACAAATGACCGACTCACCAGCCTGTTGCAGCATCATGACACTGGGAAAATGAGAATGTTTTTTCACTCTCACTTGGTTTGGGACCTTAGGTTAATTTTCTCATTTGTCTAGCCTACCACTTTGGTTGGTAGGGTAAGCAATAATGTGAAGGTTTAGGATAACTCATTTTTTCTTTAAACTAATGCCTTTTTCTCAGCGAGAAGTTTCTCCCAGAAATGTTCCAAAATTGACATCAGATTTTTATGGTTCTGCATCACTTCGAACTGTCTTTTCATCTCAAATAGTTGTCTAAGCCATGGGCCCATCCCAATGTGAAGGACCTACTTACGCTTTCAGGACACCATCGAGACATTCCAAACCTATCACGCGTCACATGTATTAACTACTTCACATAATGTTGCATGATTGGTATGGAACACCACCATCTTGACGTCTCGGTATCATGTAAGTTTTTCTTGTATCATGTAAGTCATTCTCGATTTCATCATTCAAACGGTTTGGCATTGGTCATTGGTTTAGAGTGTGGCTTTTGACTATagcttttagggttttagggtttggttTAGAGGGACGGTTCATTTACAGTTTCATGGCTCATGTCCTTCGTTTCATATATTTATCTATTTCCTTACACATTTTCATTTTGCAGGATTCTGTGGTATTAGTGTTGTAAAAGATtctctaaataaataaataaataaatcgagATTACTAGTGGATAACAAATGTCTCTGCTTACATAATTGATCGAAATTAATTGATTCGATTACCCCCATCTCGTTTAATTGGAAGTTTGGAACCCTAGCCGACTGCCCATGTACAATTTATTCTCTAGAGAGAATATATTCCACATTACAATTTCCTTAGTAAAATTTGATGTTCCTTTCAGGATTGTCGGTAATATTAACTTTGTAAAATCTGAATGCACATGACATTATTCCTGCAGTTTTTGTTACTGCTCTAATAAACAAGCTAACCACTTGTTGATAAAGCATTCTGTTGTTGTTATCAACTTTTCCTTTGGGAGTTTTCGCTTCTCACCTATGTAAAAATTCAGAAATTTACCCAAGTCTAATTGTCGTCGAGAAAATCTAATGCGACAACACGCGATAAGTGTTGTGGATACAAAAGAATTCAACTTCGGTTGTAGACTGATTATCAATACATGTTTCAGATAATTTTTAAAAGGAATGAGAGGTTGATGGCTTTTTCTTGTATACATACTTATTCCTACTCTTTTGATTCCTACTTTTGAGGACTAGTGCTTTTGAGTCACAGGATCATTCCTGAATGTGGCCAAGCTTActctcatttgcatatagggCACCTTTATCTATCTTTACACTAGAAAAATGTTTAGAATACATCGTATATTTAGGCGACTATCAACTGTTGATGTATGTAAAATACATTGTAGAGCTACCGTTATATTTAGCTGACACTTGCTAATTGTCACTGACTTAAACCCCAACACAAAATACGAAAAAAATGAGCAGGAAGAACGATATAAGATGAATGGTGTAAATTCACGTTACATGTTAGTTTTTTTTCCCCAAACACCCAATTTCTTTCTGCTAACATCGAAACAAACTTAAAAACCTCCAACTTAGAGCTTAAGAGATGCTAATTACATAATGATTCTTAGTTATTTCCGGTTGCATATCCCCATAACCACGTGGCGAGAAACACAAACGAAGAAAGCATACAACCAAGACATATTTCTCTTGCATTTAGGGCTTGAACAGACGTTAGTGTTTGCTTTTGTAGGATGTTGACTCTTCAAGTAGATGGACAAAAATGGTGTAGGTGGAGAAATAAAATAGGTGCTTCTGTTTGGTCTGACAAAGATATCACCATCTCTTCTGTTAAATTTCTCATGGTAGGTTGTTGGGGGCAGAATTAAGAATTCAATATTGTCTTCCCAAAGTTCCCTCCCCATATCATCAAAGCAAAACTGCAGACACCCATCACCCCCACGGTCCAATTCGACAAACAGTCAAACACAAACAGGTCACTAGATAAAGTTACCCCAGTACCCCTGACAGATTATTAGACTAACCTTACAtataatcaaggttctaaaTGCGCTAGACGATAATCGGACAACGAATAAAAACCTAGGCTGCTTTTTAGAACAGTAGATAATAATCATAATTAATTGAGACTGCCAGAGAAACATATGAACATATATAAAAATTCCAGCAATCATATAttacttttcaattttctgtttttcttttttgtaaccAATAAATAGACAAAACTCCAAACCCTAACACAAACTGTACCTCACAAAACCGAACACGGGATAGAGTCGAAAATCGCTACCCTATTCTCAGTTTCTCTGCTTGGGAGGCTCTGGCTGCTAAGAAGTCTAATATTTAACAGCTGGAGAGGTTTCTCTTTTCCTCATGCCAAAAGCATGATGCATATTGAGTCCATGACCtaacttatcatcccactcccATCCCTCTCCCATTCTCTGTCCTCATTTTTCCACcctgtttttttctttgaataacTTCAGAAAACACACCAAAATCCTacttatgtaacaaaatgacatATTTGGGTCTCTACAACCCCACCTCACAGGGTCTGTTTAGCTTCCTTCTTTTAGAATCTGAGCCACTGTGGAAGGAATTTACACATGACCCAACTGTGGTTTCATCACTTTTGTAGCTGAAGCATCCAGCATCCAACACCCCTATTGGACTCAGGGGCACGCTCTGGGCTGACCCACTAGCTTCATTCATGGGGGTCCCACTCTGGGCTGACCCACTAGCTTCCTTCATGGGTGTCCCACCCATTAATGTCATATCATGAATCAAATTTACACACTTTGCCACTCTCTCCTGcataaccaaaccaaaccaaaccataaacaaaagtcaataaaattataacatGTCTAGTTAATCTTATACATTTGTATTGTATCGTATGTAGAATAGTATCAGGAGTTTCTATTGACACTTTAAACGTCCGCCATTTATTCTCTCTTATATTTTCGGAATGCATGATGACCTTTTTGAAGTGTTAATCGCATTTCGCAATTGTAATTTGCAATCAACTCAAAATGATAAGAGCAAAAGCaaaaaatcatcatcatcatttatgtctctctctcttttgggACTTGGACCACCAAAGAAACCAAATTATGATATACCTTTACTAAGTGTACATGTTGAATGAGCATAGAGATTGCTTTCTCATTGTCTAATGTTTTGGCCTCTCCTGCCACAGAAATTGCTACTGCTGCTGCCACCTCTGAAGGCCTGTATTCCAACAAGTCAATTCCTGCATTTAATTCCCACCAAACATCAGCTGCTTTTTCACCATGATTGGTACAATTTGAGACACAAATTATGACTTGTAGCACCAGATTAGTACCCTTGGCAGCGGTCACAATCAGGTGGGATGATCTCAAGATTGAAGTTTTGAGATTGGTTTGATCATCATTGATCATGAGAAGGAAAGAGTCTATGAATGTGAAAGGGGTGACTGCTTGCATTCTCCATCTTAATGTGCTCAACACCAAAAGCTCCATCCTTTGAATTGTTCTTGCCTCAAACACAAATTTTGACTCTACGACCTGTATCAAAAAGCTCACATCTTTAGGACAATCTAGATGGGTGTCTGCCCTCTTGcacccaagttcaaattcccGTCACAGAAAATTCAAGAATGATCAAATTAACAAGACTTAAAAAGAGTATAGAGGGTGTAAATGGTTTGATCATAACCTGTAAATCTAGAGAGATAGGGACATCGATCTCCTCCATTTTTGCAGCAAGGGACAAGCATGCCACAGCCAACAATTGCATAGTCCAAGCTTTGCCATTCTGCAGATGGTTTATGGATAGGTAAAATCAGCAATGGACTTGGATTGCAATTAAACACACAAAATGTAAGTCctgttttcaatttcaatttcgatTTATTGATCAAGACTTACAGGTAATTCATAGGCAGAAAGGAATCGATCCAAGTAGTTTATGGATAGGTATTGACATAGAGGTCCAAAACTGAAATGTGCATTTGCCTGATTAGCCAGAAAACACAATGTTAgtgttttccaaaaaaaaaaaaaaaaaaaaaaaaaaaaaacactatgaTAGCAATAATCATTAAGAACTTAATTAATCAGAGAAAATATAAATCCAATTTCTGGGTTGGTCTCTTTGGCATTTTCAGCTTAGAACAGGGGAAAGTGTAGAAACATAAATCCAATTTCTGTTTCCCAAATAGCAAACCAGGAAATATTCtccaccaaaccaaaccgaatcaaaccaaatcaaaccaaaccaaagacAACCCCaaacccatttttttttatcaaa encodes the following:
- the LOC137718608 gene encoding cyclin-D2-1-like — protein: MAPSFDCAVSSLLCAEENIFDIDDFGSEEAPRNHRNDSQKGGFCDDGEEGLPLQGQSDEYLGSMVEKEFHHLPASDYLMRLQSGDLDLAARQQAVDWIGKANAHFSFGPLCQYLSINYLDRFLSAYELPNGKAWTMQLLAVACLSLAAKMEEIDVPISLDLQVVESKFVFEARTIQRMELLVLSTLRWRMQAVTPFTFIDSFLLMINDDQTNLKTSILRSSHLIVTAAKGIDLLEYRPSEVAAAVAISVAGEAKTLDNEKAISMLIQHVHLVKERVAKCVNLIHDMTLMGGTPMKEASGSAQSGTPMNEASGSAQSVPLSPIGVLDAGCFSYKSDETTVGSCVNSFHSGSDSKRRKLNRPCEVGL